The Pyrus communis chromosome 9, drPyrComm1.1, whole genome shotgun sequence genome has a segment encoding these proteins:
- the LOC137745531 gene encoding uncharacterized protein → MFMEGIVEDCDDDGGEGSDPPTRTFLRRRLEEQYRQVEQSIGQKMNDLLEAIHSNSDTQTRMLELLVSKAFEDGQVGPPRQISTNVPIPDERGPARPQPITLERRGGPGNRSEGPSQGEEATSVNMTEVQRMIDSALKKGPKFPKFIHPYPAYVERFEYPRGFKIPDFSLFAGESSLSSLEHVARFTAQCGDVNSDFYKLRLFNFSLTGMEISVSSLARMAQASDKSPMEYLTRFKSARNWCRVPLPEVEFVRIALNGLDVEYKKKFLGPNIRDMYELAQHVEQYDYLLREEKISKSPSRGTLYKNPTVSYASAESEDPQYVSVDAAEIIIDKPYVCKALAQVNTKDAKTRLTVEETGKSSKVYTFDITKADAIFDQSPPEHNSWGANLVELWELRPRVNDRTPP, encoded by the exons atgttcatggaagggattgtggaagattgtgatgacgatggtggggaaggttccgatccaccaacgAGGACATTCCTTCGGCGACGACTGGAggaacaatatcgtcaggtcgagcagtcgatcggtcagaagatgaatgatttgctagaagCAATACATAGTaacagcgatacacagaccagaatgctcgaactattggttagtaaagctttcgaagatggccaggtcggcccaCCTCGGCAGATTTCGACGAATGTGCCAATACCAGACGAGAGAGGGCCCGCCCGACCGCAACCAATcaccttagaaagaagaggtggaccaggaaatagatccgagggaccaagccagggagaagaagccaCTTCCGTAAAcatgaccgaagtccagagaatgattgattcggccctgaagaaagggccgaagtttccaaaattcattcatccatacccggcttatgtagaaaggtttgaatacccacgaggatttaagatccctgATTTCAGCCTCTTTGCCGGGGAGTCgtctttatcctcattagaacatgtggctcggttcacagcgcagtgtggagacgtcaatagcGACTTCTACAAACTacgtttgtttaatttttcactgacag ggatggagatatccgtatcatccttggccaggatggctcaagcatccgaCAAGTCTCCAATGGAGtacttaacaaggtttaagtcggccaggaattggtgccgagtaccactccccgaagtggagttcgtcaggatcgcccttaacggattagacgtggagtacaaaaagaagtttctggggccAAATATTCgggatatgtacgaacttgctcaacatgtcgaacaatatgattatctgctccgagaagaaaagatatcgaagtcaccatcccgggggacgttgtataagaaccccacggtgagctatgcatcggccgaaagtgaagaccctcagtatgtTAGTGTGGACGCggccgagataataatagacaaaccttatgtttgcaaggctttggcgcaagtaaataccaaagacgccaaaacccgTTTGACCGTCGAGGAAACGGGcaagtcatcaaaagtatacacttttgatatcaccaaagctgatgcaattttcgatca atcgcctccggagcacaactcatggggggcaaactTGGTCGAATTGTGGGAATTGCGACCACGGGTCAACGATCGTACCCCGCCTTGA
- the LOC137745220 gene encoding hydrophobic protein LTI6B-like, with product MPSEGTLNCVDILLAILLPPLGVFLKFGCHVEFWICLLLTLFGYIPGIIYAIYAITK from the exons ATGCCGAGCGAAGGAACATTAAACTGCGTCGACATCCTCCTCGCCATCCTCTTGCCTCCTCTTGGCGTCTTCCTTAAGTTTGGCTGCCAT GTGGAATTCTGGATCTGTTTGTTGCTGACCTTATTTGGTTACATCCCTGGGATTATTTATGCCATTTATGCCATCACCAAGTGA
- the LOC137745527 gene encoding agamous-like MADS-box protein AGL80: MAGRKKVKLAYIINDACRKASYNKRKKGFVKKMKEISILCDVPVCGILYSQYESQPIVWPNPLEVQRLITQFRNMPEEERNKKMVNHEMFLKQRIEKEQEKLNKLKKENREKQIRMLMNQCLAGRPLTDLNLDALNDLDCMIKGSLTEIVTQIKSRKEKELGEMNQPQVAPPQVLAATTDQNMHAAMETQVFDQSNIYTKQTVPWFLGDVPNQQFGFADDQIPPL; this comes from the coding sequence ATGGCTGGGAGGAAGAAGGTGAAACTAGCCTACATCATCAACGACGCGTGTCGAAAAGCATCATACAATAAAAGGAAGAAGGGCTTcgtgaagaagatgaaggaaatTAGTATTCTTTGTGATGTTCCAGTATGTGGTATTCTGTACAGTCAATATGAGTCTCAACCTATTGTCTGGCCCAATCCTTTGGAAGTGCAACGCCTCATCACGCAGTTCAGGAACATGCCTGAGGAGGAGCGGAATAAAAAAATGGTGAACCATGAGATGTTTCTGAAGCAGAGGATCGAAAAGGAGCAAGAGAAGCTGAACAAGCTGAAGAAAGAGAACCGGGAGAAGCAAATACGGATGCTCATGAACCAGTGCCTCGCTGGGAGGCCCCTTACTGATTTGAACTTAGACGCTTTGAATGATTTGGACTGTATGATCAAGGGGAGCTTGACAGAGATTGTCACACAGATCAAGAGCCGGAAGGAGAAGGAACTGGGGGAGATGAACCAACCCCAAGTCGCACCACCACAAGTGCTTGCAGCCACAACTGATCAGAACATGCATGCAGCAATGGAAACGCAGGTGTTTGATCAAAGCAACATATACACCAAGCAGACGGTTCCATGGTTCCTTGGGGACGTGCCAAACCAACAATTCGGTTTTGCTGATGATCAGATCCCACCCCTTTGA
- the LOC137745528 gene encoding agamous-like MADS-box protein AGL80 has product MTKRKLKLAFIENDSSRKATFRKRRTGFMKKMYEINKLCDVPTCAIMYSPDQPQPDVWPDPSEVRRLIELFKNVPEKERNKKMVTHGMFLKQRIEKEQEKLNKLKKDNREKELRMAMSQCLAGKPLNGLDFTNLQEMGWMIDEKLKDIAVTKCRKENELAEINQPLVGQPPAHATSADENTQDAIQLAPRSVGGVRSSKFGEVDDQIMPLGDY; this is encoded by the coding sequence ATGACTAAAAGGAAGCTAAAACTAGCCTTCATCGAGAACGACTCGTCGCGAAAAGCGACATTCAGGAAAAGGAGGACGGGCTTCATGAAGAAGATGTATGAAATCAATAAACTTTGTGATGTCCCAACATGTGCTATCATGTATAGTCCAGATCAGCCGCAACCTGATGTCTGGCCTGATCCTTCGGAGGTGCGACGCCTCATCGAGCTGTTTAAGAACGTGCCTGAGAAGGAGCGAAACAAAAAGATGGTGACCCATGGGATGTTTCTGAAGCAGAGGATCGAAAAGGAGCAGGAGAAGCTGAACAAGTTGAAGAAAGACAACCGAGAGAAAGAACTTCGGATGGCCATGAGCCAATGCCTCGCGGGGAAACCCTTAAATGGCTTGGACTTCACCAATTTACAGGAAATGGGGTGGATGATCGACGAGAAGTTGAAGGACATTGCCGTGACAAAGTGCCGAAAGGAGAACGAGCTGGCAGAGATAAATCAACCCTTAGTTGGACAACCACCAGCGCATGCAACATCAGCTGATGAGAACACTCAAGACGCCATACAACTGGCTCCACGGTCTGTGGGGGGCGTGCGGAGCTCAAAATTTGGTGAAGTGGATGATCAGATAATGCCGCTTGGGGATTATTAG
- the LOC137745529 gene encoding anaphase-promoting complex subunit 11 encodes MTYSRNFYYWAHLQNVKHYEFKFSPIEWWSLNPPKTGPRLFLFQLGFCRHGDIERATGTGTGIGIRVRFLQWHAVASWTWDAQDETCGICRMAFDGCCPDCKLPGDDCPLIWGACNHAFHLHCILKWVNSQTSQAHCPMCRREWQFKG; translated from the exons ATGACGTATTCTCGAAATTTCTACTATTGGGCTCACTTGCAAAATGTTAAACATTATGAATTCAAATTCAGCCCAATTGAGTGGTGGTCTCTCAACCCGCCCAAAACTGGACCGCGGCTTTTCCTTTTCCAATTAGGGTTTTGCAGACACGGAGATATCGAGAGGGCTACCGGAACCGGAACTGGAATCGGAATTAGAGTCCGATTTCTGCA GTGGCATGCTGTTGCTTCATGGACATGGGATGCACAAGACGAAACATGTGGGATTTGTAGGATGGCATTTGATGGTTGTTGTCCCGATTGTAAACTCCCTGGGGATGATTGCCCACTAA TTTGGGGTGCATGCAACCATGCGTTCCATCTTCATTGCATCTTAAAATGGGTAAATTCACAGACGTCTCAGGCACATTGCCCCATGTGCCGTAGGGAGTGGCAATTCAAAGGATGA
- the LOC137745222 gene encoding hydrophobic protein RCI2B-like, translating into MGTATFIDIIIAILLPPLGVFLKYECRAEFWICLVLTLFGYLPGIIYAIYILTK; encoded by the exons ATGGGTACAGCAACCTTCATCGACATCATCATCGCCATCCTCTTGCCACCTCTTGGTGTCTTCCTCAAGTATGAGTGTCGT GCGGAATTTTGGATCTGTTTGGTGCTGACACTGTTTGGTTACCTCCCTGGTATTATATATGCCATCTATATCCTCACCAAGTGA
- the LOC137745221 gene encoding hydrophobic protein RCI2B-like — MGRATFLEIILAILLPPLGVFLKYECRAEFWICLVLTLFGYLPGIIYAIYILTK; from the exons ATGGGTAGAGCAACCTTCCTCGAGATCATCCTCGCCATCCTCTTGCCACCTCTTGGTGTCTTCCTCAAGTATGAGTGTCGT GCGGAATTTTGGATCTGTTTGGTGCTGACACTGTTTGGTTACCTCCCTGGTATTATATATGCCATCTATATCCTCACCAAGTGA